In Arthrobacter sp. StoSoilB5, one genomic interval encodes:
- the mca gene encoding mycothiol conjugate amidase Mca: MTASSSSEQQLRLLAVHAHPDDESSKGAATMAMYAAAGVEVMVATCTDGSRGDIQNPGMVEAPHPKRDMAGARRLEMANAAAVLGIRQRWLGFVDSGLPEGDPLPPLPPGCFALQPLERATAPLVRLVRDFKPHVIISYDENGGYPHPDHIMAHKVAVEAFEAAGDATRYPGTGEPWAPSKLYYDRAFSPERFRALHFALEEAGLQSPYAERLAAWLEADAEGHTPPAPARQTTTQVDCGDFFEARDDALRAHRTQIDPVGFFFAVSPELQRTAWPWEDYTLITSRVPTELPEKDLFAGIR, translated from the coding sequence GTGACAGCGTCCAGCAGTTCCGAGCAGCAGCTGCGGCTGCTCGCCGTCCACGCTCATCCGGACGATGAGTCCAGCAAGGGTGCAGCGACCATGGCGATGTATGCCGCTGCAGGAGTAGAGGTCATGGTCGCCACCTGCACCGATGGTTCCCGGGGCGACATCCAAAACCCTGGAATGGTGGAAGCTCCGCACCCCAAGCGGGACATGGCAGGCGCGCGCCGGCTGGAAATGGCCAACGCGGCGGCCGTGCTTGGTATCCGGCAGCGCTGGCTTGGGTTCGTGGACTCGGGCCTGCCCGAGGGTGATCCCCTTCCGCCGCTACCGCCGGGATGCTTTGCCCTGCAACCGTTGGAACGCGCCACGGCTCCGCTGGTCCGCTTGGTCCGCGACTTCAAGCCGCACGTCATCATCAGCTACGACGAAAATGGTGGGTACCCGCACCCGGACCACATCATGGCCCACAAGGTCGCGGTGGAGGCGTTTGAGGCAGCGGGCGACGCCACGCGCTACCCCGGAACAGGGGAGCCGTGGGCACCCAGCAAACTCTATTACGATCGCGCCTTCAGCCCCGAGCGCTTCCGTGCACTGCACTTTGCGCTGGAAGAAGCTGGGCTGCAGTCGCCCTATGCTGAGCGGCTGGCCGCCTGGCTTGAAGCCGATGCAGAGGGCCACACTCCTCCCGCTCCCGCACGCCAGACCACCACGCAGGTGGACTGCGGTGACTTCTTCGAGGCCCGTGATGACGCCCTCCGGGCGCATCGAACGCAGATTGATCCCGTGGGTTTCTTCTTTGCCGTCTCACCTGAACTGCAGCGAACGGCGTGGCCATGGGAGGACTACACGCTGATCACGTCCCGGGTCCCTACGGAGTTACCCGAAAAGGATCTCTTTGCGGGGATAAGATAA
- a CDS encoding GNAT family protein, giving the protein MTLLADIWPPFGLTLTTPRLTIRPVLDEDIPAAVAAARSGVHEPGKSPFSTPWAELPDDELGPNMAQWYWRCRANFTPESWTLLLAIWHEDEFLGVQDLGAKNFKTLKTVGTGSWLKQSAQGQGFGKEMRAAVVSYAFDNLKAEVAESEAAVWNKQSLGVSTSLGYELNGISRDGWGDRVETVQRVRLTPENFNRPNWTLKVQGHEELKKYLKL; this is encoded by the coding sequence ATGACATTGCTGGCAGACATCTGGCCCCCGTTCGGACTGACCCTCACCACCCCGAGGCTCACCATCCGCCCCGTCCTGGATGAAGATATCCCTGCTGCGGTTGCCGCCGCCCGGTCCGGGGTCCACGAACCCGGCAAGAGCCCCTTCAGCACACCGTGGGCCGAGCTTCCGGATGACGAGCTGGGCCCCAACATGGCCCAGTGGTACTGGCGCTGCCGCGCCAATTTCACGCCAGAATCGTGGACCCTCCTCCTCGCCATATGGCATGAAGACGAGTTCCTGGGAGTGCAAGACCTCGGCGCCAAGAACTTCAAGACGCTAAAGACCGTGGGCACGGGCTCCTGGCTCAAGCAGTCCGCACAAGGCCAGGGCTTCGGCAAAGAGATGCGCGCCGCCGTCGTAAGCTATGCCTTCGACAACTTGAAAGCGGAAGTTGCCGAGTCCGAGGCCGCCGTCTGGAACAAACAGTCCCTGGGCGTCTCCACAAGCCTGGGCTACGAACTCAACGGAATTTCCCGCGACGGCTGGGGCGACAGGGTGGAAACCGTCCAAAGAGTCCGCCTCACCCCGGAAAACTTCAACCGCCCCAACTGGACCCTCAAAGTCCAAGGCCACGAAGAGCTGAAGAAGTACCTGAAGCTCTAG
- a CDS encoding DUF4307 domain-containing protein: MTSEDLSATELPASNSLANRYGGQKRGLSRTSRRNIVIVALVLGIVFAAWVATSSAQAPVTFKDIGYSTVDGTEAEVDYQVTKYPGATAKCAVKAMDSKFAVVGWKVVEIGPNEPKDGADGGSTTSQRTVLRTESPAVSGVVDNCWIVDSGK, encoded by the coding sequence GTGACTTCAGAGGACCTATCGGCCACCGAACTACCGGCAAGCAACAGCCTAGCCAATCGCTACGGTGGTCAAAAGCGCGGCTTGAGCCGTACATCGAGGCGGAACATCGTCATCGTGGCCCTGGTCCTCGGAATTGTGTTCGCAGCATGGGTGGCAACATCCTCCGCGCAAGCCCCTGTCACCTTCAAGGACATCGGATACAGCACCGTGGATGGCACTGAAGCCGAGGTCGACTACCAAGTCACGAAGTACCCCGGAGCCACAGCGAAATGCGCCGTGAAGGCCATGGATTCCAAGTTCGCGGTGGTGGGCTGGAAAGTGGTTGAGATCGGCCCTAATGAGCCTAAGGACGGCGCCGACGGCGGGAGTACGACATCCCAGCGCACAGTGTTGAGAACCGAGTCTCCAGCCGTGTCCGGCGTAGTGGATAATTGCTGGATCGTGGACAGCGGGAAATAA
- a CDS encoding hemolysin III family protein: protein MAELLTIKPAWRGWIHAIAAPFALAAGIALVALAPTADRKITSAIYAVTGVLLFGVSAVYHRGNWSPKTRLVLKRLDHTNIMMVIAGSYTPLAWSLLERSQAITLLWIIWSAAIVGVLFRVLWTDAPRWLYVPIYIALGCGALFYLPQFFAANTDSAVLICVGGALYIAGAVFYAIKKPNFSVQHFGFHELFHAFTVLAFAAHFVAIMLAVLS from the coding sequence ATGGCCGAGCTCCTCACAATCAAGCCCGCATGGCGCGGTTGGATCCATGCCATTGCCGCCCCTTTCGCCCTCGCGGCCGGAATCGCCCTGGTGGCCCTTGCCCCCACTGCCGACCGAAAAATTACTTCCGCCATCTATGCTGTGACGGGTGTCTTACTCTTTGGCGTGAGTGCGGTTTACCACCGCGGAAACTGGTCTCCAAAAACCCGCCTGGTGCTGAAGCGGCTTGATCACACAAACATCATGATGGTGATCGCCGGAAGTTATACGCCGCTGGCTTGGTCGCTTCTGGAACGTTCCCAGGCCATCACGTTGTTGTGGATTATCTGGTCCGCAGCCATTGTCGGCGTCCTATTCCGGGTTCTATGGACAGACGCTCCGCGGTGGCTCTACGTGCCCATCTATATTGCGCTGGGTTGTGGGGCGCTCTTCTATCTCCCACAATTCTTTGCAGCGAATACCGACTCTGCCGTCCTCATCTGCGTAGGCGGCGCCCTCTACATCGCCGGAGCGGTCTTCTACGCCATCAAGAAGCCCAATTTCAGCGTCCAGCACTTTGGCTTCCACGAACTCTTCCACGCCTTCACGGTCCTGGCGTTCGCAGCACACTTCGTCGCCATCATGTTGGCCGTCCTCAGCTAG
- a CDS encoding rhomboid family intramembrane serine protease: MVLETPDGSKAEAKETLAGRAKGGLLFMGSFVILLYVIEFLNTLMRHGLNGTFGLRSRSLDGVLDILTFPLLHANLNHLLSNTLPLIIFGFLVFLAGIRVFLTALAFSWLGSGLTVWLIGGGGVTVGASGLVFGFFAFLLVRGFFNRNWWQILLSVVLFMAYGSILFGVLPTVMGFISWQAHLGGAIGGVIAAILLRPRLQAAT, encoded by the coding sequence ATGGTGCTCGAAACGCCTGACGGATCCAAGGCCGAGGCCAAGGAGACACTCGCGGGCCGAGCCAAGGGCGGCCTGCTGTTCATGGGCAGCTTCGTGATCCTGCTTTACGTCATCGAGTTCCTCAATACGTTGATGAGGCATGGACTCAACGGGACTTTTGGGTTGCGGTCGCGCAGCCTGGACGGCGTGCTGGACATCCTGACGTTCCCACTGCTGCATGCGAACCTCAACCATTTGCTCTCCAACACCCTGCCACTCATCATTTTCGGTTTCCTGGTTTTCCTGGCTGGCATCAGGGTGTTCCTCACAGCTTTGGCCTTTAGCTGGCTGGGTTCTGGCTTGACGGTGTGGCTTATTGGCGGGGGAGGAGTGACAGTGGGGGCGTCCGGGCTGGTGTTCGGGTTCTTCGCATTCCTTCTGGTCAGGGGCTTCTTCAACAGGAACTGGTGGCAGATTCTTCTGTCCGTGGTGCTCTTCATGGCGTACGGCAGCATTCTCTTTGGTGTGCTGCCCACCGTCATGGGCTTTATTTCGTGGCAGGCCCATCTGGGCGGGGCCATTGGAGGGGTCATCGCGGCCATCCTGCTGCGTCCGAGACTCCAGGCCGCCACCTGA
- a CDS encoding thioredoxin domain-containing protein, which yields MPVQGPADPRRNNWPGAANVLGAEPSAYLRQHADNPVFWRPFGDEAFAFAAARDVPVFLSIGYAACHWCHVMAHESFEDQETADYLNAHFVPIKVDREERPDVDSVYMAATQAISGEGGWPMSVFLTPDGLAFHAGTYFPPAPMPGRPSFRNVLEAVHEAWIERREAVEQNARGLAANMANAQLSSAVRLDGPPEELDARLLSDAVKILARSEDPDAGGFGGAPKFPPSAVLEFLIRNAAAAPETADAARDMAARALAGMARSALCDQLDGGFARYSVTADWSVPHFEKMLYDNAQLLRVYAHWVRLGGNEVFPPEEAAETASMCADWMLASLGLPGGGLASSLDADTVVDGVHHEGAAYLWTPGALREVLGPDDAAAVARMMNVGAHGTVSELGSPLHPGRPLSASESRLWHRVRPSVLAARDLRNQPARDEKVVAGWNGLAIAGLAEAGAVLGRPDLVAAAGKVAAYLENVHWNAEDGLLVRVSHDSKARGIGGLLEDYAFCAEGLFSLYAVTGTKRWYRLAEQLIQAAEAHFVEDGHLADSAGESGQVFNAQGQRAALDPFDNATPSGAAGFAGALLTYSAYSGSHAHRLMAGNILGLLPPLATRAPRVAGWLLATAQAALAGPVEAAVAGPGSRLRQELHEALLKSASPGLVVAVQEDDAASPAGDGEVPLLVHRAGGPDGSPQVYLCRDMVCERPVGTVAEVHSMLARMTSGA from the coding sequence ATGCCGGTCCAGGGACCCGCTGACCCGCGCAGAAACAACTGGCCCGGGGCTGCCAACGTCCTGGGCGCAGAACCGTCTGCCTATTTGCGCCAACACGCCGATAATCCTGTCTTCTGGCGCCCCTTTGGAGACGAGGCATTTGCTTTCGCGGCTGCCCGGGATGTCCCCGTGTTTCTCTCCATCGGGTATGCCGCATGCCACTGGTGCCACGTCATGGCCCACGAGTCCTTCGAGGACCAGGAAACCGCGGACTACCTGAACGCCCACTTTGTGCCCATCAAGGTGGACCGCGAAGAACGGCCGGATGTCGATTCTGTCTACATGGCTGCCACGCAGGCCATCAGTGGCGAAGGCGGCTGGCCAATGTCCGTTTTCCTGACTCCGGACGGCCTCGCCTTCCACGCAGGCACGTACTTCCCGCCAGCTCCCATGCCCGGCCGGCCGTCCTTCCGGAACGTGCTGGAGGCGGTCCACGAGGCATGGATTGAACGCCGCGAAGCTGTTGAACAGAACGCCAGGGGACTGGCCGCCAACATGGCCAATGCCCAGCTGTCATCCGCCGTACGGCTTGATGGCCCGCCCGAAGAACTTGATGCCCGGCTTCTTTCGGATGCCGTGAAGATTTTGGCCCGGTCTGAAGACCCAGACGCCGGCGGGTTTGGCGGCGCCCCAAAGTTTCCGCCGTCGGCGGTTCTTGAGTTCCTCATCCGCAACGCTGCGGCTGCGCCGGAGACGGCGGACGCTGCGCGTGACATGGCCGCACGCGCACTGGCCGGGATGGCGCGTTCGGCGCTCTGTGACCAGCTCGACGGCGGTTTCGCCCGGTACTCTGTCACGGCGGATTGGTCCGTGCCCCACTTCGAGAAAATGCTCTACGACAATGCCCAGCTCCTGCGTGTCTACGCCCACTGGGTGCGGCTAGGGGGCAATGAAGTGTTCCCGCCTGAGGAAGCGGCGGAGACAGCATCCATGTGCGCGGACTGGATGCTGGCCTCGCTGGGGCTGCCAGGGGGTGGCCTGGCTTCGTCGCTGGACGCCGATACCGTGGTGGACGGTGTGCACCACGAGGGCGCAGCGTACCTATGGACGCCAGGGGCCTTGCGTGAGGTCCTCGGCCCTGATGACGCCGCGGCCGTGGCCCGCATGATGAATGTGGGCGCCCACGGGACCGTCTCGGAATTGGGTTCGCCGCTGCATCCCGGCCGGCCCTTGTCCGCCTCCGAATCCAGGCTCTGGCACCGGGTCAGGCCTTCCGTCCTTGCCGCGCGGGATCTCCGGAACCAGCCCGCGAGGGACGAGAAAGTGGTGGCTGGTTGGAACGGGCTCGCGATAGCGGGGCTGGCCGAGGCCGGAGCCGTGCTGGGCCGCCCGGATCTCGTGGCTGCCGCTGGGAAGGTTGCTGCTTATCTCGAGAATGTGCATTGGAATGCTGAAGACGGGCTGCTGGTCCGGGTCTCGCACGATTCCAAGGCCCGCGGCATTGGGGGACTCCTGGAAGACTACGCGTTCTGCGCAGAGGGCCTGTTTTCCCTGTACGCGGTGACGGGGACAAAGCGCTGGTACCGTCTCGCGGAGCAACTCATCCAGGCCGCTGAAGCGCATTTTGTAGAGGACGGACACCTTGCTGATTCGGCCGGGGAATCGGGGCAGGTGTTCAACGCCCAGGGGCAGCGCGCTGCCCTTGATCCGTTCGACAATGCCACGCCCAGCGGGGCAGCCGGGTTTGCTGGCGCGCTGCTGACGTATTCCGCCTACTCAGGCTCACATGCCCACCGCCTCATGGCGGGGAATATCCTGGGCTTGCTTCCGCCGCTGGCAACACGGGCACCTCGCGTTGCCGGTTGGCTCCTGGCCACGGCGCAAGCGGCGCTGGCCGGGCCAGTGGAGGCCGCCGTCGCTGGCCCTGGGTCGCGTTTGCGGCAGGAACTGCACGAAGCGCTTCTCAAATCGGCCAGCCCGGGACTGGTGGTCGCAGTGCAAGAGGACGACGCCGCGTCCCCGGCTGGTGATGGCGAGGTCCCCTTGCTGGTTCATCGCGCGGGTGGGCCCGACGGCTCTCCCCAGGTGTATTTGTGCCGGGATATGGTGTGCGAAAGACCGGTGGGGACGGTCGCGGAGGTGCACTCCATGCTGGCACGGATGACCTCCGGCGCCTGA
- a CDS encoding class II fumarate hydratase: MTSTTEFRIEHDTMGEVRVPVNALYRAQTQRAVENFPISGKTLERTHIEALARVKKAAALANAELGVLDGELAEAIAAAADEVATGKYDGDFPIDVFQTGSGTSSNMNTNEVIAELASRALAAAGSDKVVHPNDHVNASQSSNDVFPTSVHVAATSALINDLIPALEYLAASLDRKAVEFKDVVKSGRTHLMDATPVMLGQEFGGYAAQVRYGIERINAALPRVAEVPLGGTAVGTGINTPAGFPERVIELLAADTGLPLTEARDHFEAQANRDGLIEGSSQLRNIAISFMKINNDLRWMGSGPNTGLGEIAIPDLQPGSSIMPGKVNPVICEASIMVCAQVIGNDTAIAWSGTNGAFELNVGIPVMAANLLESIRLLANTSRVMADKMIDGITANVERARFLAEASPSIVTPLNKFIGYENAAKIAKIAVKEGLTIRQATEKLGFVGEGEGKVSEAELDKALDVTTMTSPAHKA, translated from the coding sequence ATGACTTCCACCACTGAGTTCCGTATTGAACATGACACGATGGGCGAAGTTCGCGTCCCCGTGAACGCCCTGTACCGCGCCCAGACGCAGCGTGCTGTGGAGAACTTCCCCATCTCCGGCAAGACGCTTGAGCGCACCCACATCGAAGCCCTTGCACGCGTCAAGAAGGCCGCTGCACTGGCGAACGCCGAACTGGGGGTGCTCGATGGTGAGCTCGCCGAGGCTATCGCCGCAGCTGCCGATGAGGTGGCAACGGGCAAGTACGACGGCGACTTCCCGATTGACGTCTTCCAGACCGGCTCGGGTACTTCCTCCAACATGAACACCAACGAGGTCATCGCTGAGCTCGCCTCGCGTGCCCTCGCAGCCGCGGGCAGCGATAAGGTGGTCCACCCGAACGACCACGTGAATGCGTCGCAGTCCTCCAACGATGTGTTCCCGACGTCCGTGCACGTTGCCGCAACCTCGGCCCTGATCAATGACCTGATCCCGGCCCTGGAATACCTGGCAGCATCCCTGGACCGCAAGGCCGTGGAGTTCAAGGACGTCGTCAAGTCCGGCCGCACGCACCTTATGGACGCCACACCGGTTATGCTCGGCCAGGAGTTCGGCGGCTACGCTGCACAGGTCCGTTACGGCATTGAGCGCATCAACGCCGCACTCCCCCGCGTTGCCGAGGTTCCGCTGGGCGGCACCGCAGTCGGTACAGGCATCAACACCCCCGCCGGCTTCCCGGAACGCGTCATCGAACTGCTCGCAGCCGATACCGGCCTGCCGCTGACCGAAGCCCGCGACCACTTCGAAGCCCAAGCGAACCGCGATGGCCTCATCGAAGGTTCCAGCCAGCTGCGCAACATCGCGATCTCCTTCATGAAGATCAACAACGACCTCCGCTGGATGGGTTCCGGTCCCAACACGGGCCTCGGCGAAATCGCCATCCCCGACCTGCAGCCGGGTTCCTCGATCATGCCGGGCAAGGTCAACCCCGTCATCTGCGAAGCGTCCATCATGGTTTGTGCCCAGGTCATCGGCAACGACACCGCCATCGCATGGTCCGGCACCAACGGCGCCTTCGAACTCAACGTAGGCATCCCCGTCATGGCCGCCAACCTGCTTGAGTCCATCCGCCTGCTGGCCAACACCAGCCGCGTCATGGCCGACAAGATGATCGACGGCATCACAGCCAACGTGGAGCGTGCCCGCTTCCTGGCCGAAGCTTCCCCGTCCATCGTGACCCCGCTGAACAAGTTCATTGGTTACGAGAACGCCGCCAAGATTGCCAAGATCGCCGTCAAGGAGGGCCTGACCATCCGCCAGGCAACCGAGAAGCTTGGCTTCGTGGGTGAAGGCGAGGGCAAGGTCTCCGAGGCAGAACTCGACAAGGCCCTGGACGTCACCACCATGACGTCCCCGGCGCACAAGGCCTAA
- a CDS encoding A24 family peptidase yields the protein MIRRLADLWDASPLGFWLVVIACAYFLVMAVRLTVIDIRSHLLPNRIVFPSYAVGGVLLLAAAILVFVGEPGAREGPDASVFGVPGLGVVAGGAVLWLFYFLLRLVYPPGMGFGDVKLAGVLGLYLGYLGWTHVFAGTFAAFLLGGLWSLVILVSRRGTLGSAIPFGPFMLAGAVASMVLLPA from the coding sequence GTGATCCGACGACTCGCCGACCTCTGGGATGCCAGCCCGCTGGGCTTCTGGCTGGTGGTTATTGCGTGCGCGTACTTCCTGGTGATGGCGGTGCGCTTGACCGTCATCGATATCAGGAGCCATTTACTTCCGAACCGGATCGTCTTTCCGTCCTACGCCGTGGGCGGGGTTCTGCTGCTTGCCGCCGCGATTCTGGTGTTCGTTGGCGAACCTGGCGCCAGGGAAGGACCCGATGCATCAGTGTTCGGTGTCCCCGGATTGGGGGTGGTGGCCGGTGGCGCCGTGCTCTGGCTTTTCTACTTCCTGCTGCGGCTGGTCTATCCACCCGGTATGGGGTTCGGGGACGTAAAGCTGGCCGGAGTGCTTGGACTCTACCTGGGCTACCTTGGGTGGACCCATGTTTTCGCGGGAACCTTCGCGGCATTCCTGCTGGGCGGACTGTGGAGCCTGGTGATCCTCGTGTCCAGGCGAGGCACCCTGGGTTCGGCCATCCCGTTCGGGCCCTTCATGCTGGCCGGAGCCGTGGCAAGCATGGTGCTTTTGCCTGCGTGA
- a CDS encoding NUDIX domain-containing protein, which produces MGAPEFVLKLREKIGNDPLWLPAVRGVVFDDRGRVLLCQRADNGHWTVITGILEPGEHPAPGLVREIFEETAVVAETERIIGVGVVGPVTFPNGDVCDFLDITFRCRYVSGNAQVNDDESIAVGWFGLDELPDMSEGNLQAIRLATGPEGPVAYQVED; this is translated from the coding sequence ATGGGCGCACCGGAATTCGTACTCAAACTGCGGGAGAAGATCGGGAATGACCCTCTGTGGTTGCCGGCGGTCAGGGGAGTTGTTTTCGACGACCGTGGCCGGGTGTTGCTCTGCCAACGGGCTGACAACGGCCACTGGACGGTGATTACCGGAATACTTGAGCCAGGAGAGCATCCCGCGCCCGGACTGGTCAGGGAAATCTTTGAGGAAACGGCAGTAGTTGCTGAAACTGAGCGGATCATCGGTGTCGGGGTTGTGGGGCCGGTGACTTTCCCAAATGGCGACGTCTGCGACTTCCTGGACATCACTTTCCGCTGCAGATATGTTTCCGGCAACGCTCAGGTAAACGATGACGAATCGATTGCCGTTGGGTGGTTTGGTCTGGATGAACTGCCTGACATGAGCGAGGGAAACCTTCAGGCCATCAGGCTTGCCACGGGACCCGAAGGCCCCGTGGCGTACCAGGTGGAGGACTAA
- the greA gene encoding transcription elongation factor GreA encodes MSTTNSATAAWLTQEAFDRLKAELDHLSGAGRAEIVQKIEAARQEGDLKENGGYHAAKEEQGKIEARIRQLTALLRDAQVGEAPADDGIVEPGMLVVARIAGDEETFLLGSREIAGDSDLDVFSEKSPLGAAIIGHKEGEKLSYTAPNGKEIPVEIVSAKPYVA; translated from the coding sequence GTGTCTACCACCAATAGCGCCACAGCAGCTTGGCTTACCCAGGAAGCTTTCGACCGCTTGAAGGCTGAGCTGGACCACCTTTCCGGCGCTGGCCGGGCGGAAATCGTCCAGAAGATCGAAGCCGCCCGCCAAGAAGGCGACCTCAAGGAAAACGGCGGGTACCACGCAGCCAAGGAAGAGCAGGGCAAGATTGAAGCCCGCATCCGTCAGCTCACAGCACTCCTGCGCGACGCCCAGGTGGGCGAGGCCCCTGCCGATGACGGAATCGTGGAGCCCGGCATGCTGGTTGTTGCCCGCATCGCCGGGGACGAGGAGACCTTCCTGCTCGGCTCCCGCGAGATCGCCGGAGACTCCGACCTCGATGTCTTCAGCGAGAAATCTCCGCTCGGTGCCGCCATCATCGGCCACAAGGAGGGCGAAAAGCTGAGCTACACCGCCCCCAACGGCAAGGAAATTCCGGTGGAGATCGTTTCCGCCAAGCCGTACGTCGCCTAG
- a CDS encoding PhoH family protein, producing the protein MAISEQLPAMVSDGESAATSRAKRVSQKARTATSATGRSYVIDTSVLLSDPHALLRFAEHEVIVPIVVISELEGKRHDPELGYFARKALRLLDDLRIEHGGLDHAIPIGVDGGMLRVEMNHISTEVLPAGFRGGDNDSRILAVAKNLANEGHNVTVVSKDLPMRVKASAMGLHADEYRNELVKDSGWTGIAEVEASEDEITTLYGHEPVFIPSAAELPVNTGLVLLSNRGSALGRVGADKQVRLVKGDRDVFGLHGRSAEQRLAIDLLMDPAVGIVSIGGRAGTGKSALALCAGLEAVLERREHRKVVVFRPLYAVGGQELGYLPGSESEKMNPWAQAVFDTLGALVSQEVVEEVMDRGMLEVLPLTHIRGRSLHDAFVIVDEAQSLEKNVLLTVMSRIGQNSKIVLTHDVAQRDNLRVGRHDGVAAVVETLKGHPLFGHITLTRSERSPIAALVTELLEGAEI; encoded by the coding sequence GTGGCTATTTCTGAGCAACTGCCCGCAATGGTTTCCGACGGGGAAAGTGCAGCTACCTCTCGCGCCAAGAGGGTCTCCCAAAAAGCGCGGACCGCAACGTCCGCGACAGGCCGCAGCTACGTGATCGATACATCCGTCCTGCTCTCCGACCCGCACGCGCTACTGCGCTTTGCAGAGCACGAAGTGATCGTCCCGATCGTGGTCATCAGCGAACTGGAAGGCAAGCGCCACGATCCCGAACTTGGGTACTTTGCCCGCAAAGCTTTGCGGCTCCTGGACGACCTCCGAATCGAACATGGTGGACTGGACCACGCGATACCCATCGGTGTGGACGGCGGCATGCTCAGGGTAGAGATGAACCACATTTCCACGGAGGTCCTTCCCGCGGGCTTCCGTGGAGGCGACAACGACAGCCGAATCCTGGCAGTAGCCAAGAACCTGGCCAACGAGGGCCACAACGTCACCGTGGTGTCCAAGGACCTCCCCATGCGCGTCAAAGCCTCCGCCATGGGACTGCACGCAGACGAATACCGCAACGAACTGGTCAAAGACTCCGGCTGGACCGGCATAGCCGAAGTGGAAGCCAGCGAAGACGAAATAACCACCCTTTACGGCCATGAGCCCGTCTTCATTCCCTCCGCTGCGGAACTTCCCGTCAATACCGGCCTCGTGCTGCTGTCCAACCGTGGCTCGGCCCTGGGCCGCGTTGGTGCCGACAAGCAAGTCCGCCTCGTCAAAGGCGACCGCGACGTGTTCGGCCTGCACGGCCGATCAGCGGAGCAGCGGCTCGCCATAGACCTGCTCATGGACCCCGCAGTGGGCATCGTCTCCATCGGCGGACGTGCCGGCACCGGCAAATCGGCCCTGGCACTCTGTGCGGGCCTTGAGGCCGTCCTGGAACGGCGTGAACACCGAAAGGTGGTCGTATTCCGGCCGCTGTATGCCGTAGGCGGCCAGGAACTGGGATACCTGCCCGGATCCGAATCGGAAAAGATGAACCCCTGGGCGCAGGCCGTGTTCGACACACTGGGAGCGTTGGTCAGCCAAGAAGTTGTGGAAGAAGTCATGGACCGGGGCATGCTCGAAGTCCTGCCCCTCACCCACATCCGCGGACGTTCACTGCACGACGCCTTCGTGATCGTGGACGAGGCACAGTCATTGGAGAAGAACGTCCTGCTGACCGTGATGAGCCGCATCGGCCAAAACTCCAAGATCGTCCTCACCCACGACGTCGCCCAGCGCGACAACCTTCGGGTCGGGCGGCACGATGGCGTCGCCGCCGTCGTCGAGACCCTCAAGGGACATCCGCTGTTCGGCCACATCACACTGACCCGGTCTGAGCGGTCGCCGATTGCGGCCCTGGTGACGGAGTTGCTCGAAGGGGCTGAAATCTAG
- a CDS encoding isoprenyl transferase, with protein sequence MCAVVVRARKSGESPVELPGFLYGFYERRLLRSLKQDRIPRHIGVMVDGNRRWARQFNAPTSQGHQAGADKIHEFLGWCQELGVKVVTLYMLSTDNMNRSGEELDLLMGIIANTMDRLDENEDVSVHAMGAPELLPDYLAERLNKLTARTPVHEKIHVNVAVGYGGRREIVDAVKELLRDAVAKGRTMSDVADELSVDDISRFLYTRGQPDPDLVIRTSGEQRLSGFLMWQSAYSEFYFCEALWPAFRKVDFLRALRDYAGRQRRFGT encoded by the coding sequence ATGTGCGCCGTCGTCGTAAGAGCAAGGAAGTCAGGTGAGAGTCCGGTGGAACTGCCCGGTTTCCTCTATGGCTTCTACGAACGTCGACTCCTTCGCTCCCTGAAGCAAGACCGTATCCCGCGGCATATCGGTGTCATGGTGGACGGCAACCGACGGTGGGCCCGCCAATTCAACGCGCCAACCAGCCAGGGACACCAGGCTGGGGCGGACAAAATCCACGAGTTCCTTGGCTGGTGCCAGGAGCTAGGCGTCAAAGTAGTGACGCTGTACATGCTGTCCACAGACAACATGAACCGCTCAGGCGAAGAGCTTGACCTGCTCATGGGCATCATAGCCAACACCATGGACCGCCTGGACGAAAACGAGGACGTCTCCGTGCACGCCATGGGCGCCCCGGAGCTTCTGCCGGACTACTTGGCCGAACGTCTGAATAAGCTAACGGCCCGCACGCCGGTCCACGAAAAAATCCACGTGAACGTGGCAGTCGGCTACGGAGGCAGGCGTGAAATCGTCGACGCCGTGAAGGAACTCCTCCGCGACGCCGTCGCCAAGGGACGCACTATGTCCGACGTCGCAGATGAACTCTCGGTGGACGACATCTCACGTTTCCTTTACACGCGTGGCCAACCCGATCCGGACCTCGTCATCCGCACCTCCGGTGAACAACGGCTTTCCGGGTTCCTGATGTGGCAAAGCGCCTACAGCGAGTTCTACTTCTGCGAGGCCCTCTGGCCGGCATTCCGCAAGGTCGATTTCCTGCGGGCGCTCAGGGATTATGCCGGGCGCCAGCGTCGCTTCGGAACCTAG